A region from the Acyrthosiphon pisum isolate AL4f chromosome A1, pea_aphid_22Mar2018_4r6ur, whole genome shotgun sequence genome encodes:
- the LOC100570295 gene encoding ataxin-2 homolog — MDLTYLVVTVFGMCVLRPCSSLPVAATAAAAPTPTPSSPPSLQVAAAVPANHNDKRSRSLFQSPPQAPHQYHLHAGGAVDLYDDVMDDLPYYLQHQHQQQPHQHQHQQQQQLSLQDPTDEDELRTVDDSNAVDQDMRLSSRARPAKPDSPVYFIRLPPQPYMYVPGYGYVSQPTRLEPPPFTQRPHSPFLNLPLSYVSNAKPVGIYTLPQQHHNQYQHQQQQQHLPGKPQKPNRRPQPSSTPSPPPPPPPPQQQQPDSPIYHLDKGPYVFNGRPTDVFLLQSAYDNLYSEVLQNIYP, encoded by the coding sequence ATGGATCTCACATACTTGGTCGTTACCGTATTCGGAATGTGCGTCTTGCGGCCGTGCAGTTCGCTGCCTGtagccgccaccgccgccgctgcTCCTACGCCTACCCCGTCGTCACCGCCGTCGCTGCAGGTCGCCGCCGCTGTACCGGCCAACCACAATGACAAAAGGTCCAGGTCGCTGTTCCAGTCACCGCCGCAGGCTCCGCATCAGTACCATCTCCACGCCGGCGGCGCGGTCGATCTGTACGACGACGTGATGGACGACTTACCGTATTACTTGCAACACCAACACCAACAGCAACCGCACCAGCACCAGCaccagcaacagcaacagctgTCGCTGCAGGATCCGACCGACGAGGACGAGCTGAGGACCGTCGACGACAGCAACGCCGTCGATCAGGATATGCGGCTATCGAGCCGGGCGCGACCCGCCAAGCCCGACTCGCCCGTGTACTTTATCCGGTTACCACCGCAACCGTACATGTACGTGCCCGGTTACGGTTACGTCAGCCAACCAACCCGGTTGGAACCACCGCCGTTCACGCAGCGGCCGCACTCGCCGTTCCTGAACCTACCACTGAGTTACGTGTCCAACGCTAAGCCCGTGGGAATATACACGCTGCCCCAACAGCACCACAACCAGTACCAGcaccaacagcagcagcagcattTGCCGGGCAAGCCGCAGAAACCGAACAGACGTCCGCAACCGTCGTCCACGCCATCGCCACCAcccccgccgccgccaccgcagCAACAGCAACCGGACTCGCCGATCTACCATCTAGACAAAGGCCCGTACGTGTTCAACGGCCGCCCGACAGACGTGTTCCTGTTGCAGAGCGCATACGACAATTTGTACTCCGAAGTGCTACAAAACATTTACCCGTAA